AAAGGATCTAGCTTTGTTGAGGAGGAAGACGATAAAAAGAGTCATTGGCTTGATCGGAAGGAGAAGAGGGAGATCGGTGGTTATGGTAATGGTAAAGGTAAAGGTCGTCGTGGTGGTGGCGGTGAAAGGGCTAATTCTCCGACGAGGGCTGGTGCTGCGGCGGCGGCGGGTACGGCTAAGTTTCCATGGAGCAACATGAGATTTGTTGGTAAGTAagggttttttgtttcttaatgataaaattaaataatcccaattttagggttttgtgtttcTGAATCGGacttattgattttgtttaagttgGTTTGAGGTTTTATGGAACGAACACTAATATATAAGCCATATGATGATATTTGCTGATAGATTCAAGCTTTTCTTATTACTGTCTCTGTGGATTTGGGTGTGTGTATGTTCCTTCAAATGTTAATCAATCACATAAACTGATAGCAAAAAAGTGTTCTGATAAATTGTAATAATCGTGGACTCCCCCACCTTGTTCGTTTTTGTCAATCTCCGATCATCCAAAATCTATCCCACAAATTTGTGGACTAGTAGTAGTAGCTTGGTGTTTAGTAACCAACTTTTTTATGAGTCTCATCCTTCAAATTTGATCATATCttgaaatttaagaaaacatatatttatcatatcttttttcttttacgaAAACCCCaatgaaaattaagaaaagcgTATTAGAGATATACACAAACCGCACGTCAGGGTCAGGCGAGTAATATCCACACGCtcgttattatatatatataagtcccCGCGGAAATCGTTGAATATATTTTGCCAAGGCTTTGTGTGCGACCTAGTCTTCTTCTTGGTCGTCGtgctctccttctctctttttcttcttcttcttcttggagacCTCCTAAGCATAGAGAAGAAAACTCTCAATCTTCGGATCTTTCTTCCGAacgaacgagagagagagaacatgGCGGCTGTCTCACCTTTGGCCAAGTTTAAGTTGGTGTTCTTAGGTGATCAATCTGTCGGAAAAACCAGCATCATCACTCGTTTCATGTATGACAAGTTCGACACTATTTACCAGGTTTGTCTTATAACTATAACACACAAGATTCCTCTTTTCGATAATCTTTTACCCGTGGTTAGGTTTTTAATTCTCATCTCTAGTTAATTCTCCGACATCAACTTTAatctgttttgttgttgttgtgttctttatttaattatctCCTTAAGGATATTATGATCACAATAGACTCATCCATGCTTTGGACTCTGCTTTGGGTGTAATCTCTTGGTGTTAATATACGTGTTGAATAGTCATTTAAGCCTTTTAattgtgctctctctctctctctctctatctctgcagCCTACCATTGGGATCGATTTCCTTTCGAAAACAATGTACCTCGAAGATCGAACAGTTCGTTTGCAGCTTTGGTGAGGGAACTAAGAAactgcttctttttttctttaaacttaaCCTGTTAATTTGGAAGAACAAAGATGGTGTTATTATGTGattcaaatgatcacacaaatgGGGTTTTTGTTGATTACTACAGGGATACAGCTGGACAAGAAAGATTCAGGAGTCTTATCCCAAGTTACATCAGAGATTCTTCTGTTGCCATTGTTGTATATGATGTTGCCAGTGAGTCcagcgttttttttttgttttgtttctgtccTTGATTCTTTGGTTTTCCCCATTTTGTGTCTTATGAGTTCAAATACTTGTTTCTGGCAGATAGGCAAACGTTTCTGAATACCTCGAAATGGATAGAGGATGTACACAGAGAAAGAGGTCAAGGCGATGTTATTATTGTTCTTGTTGGAAACAAAACTGATCTTGTTGATAAAAGGTATAAATAAGCAGAATCAGCTTCGATTCTATAAGGTTATATAATTCTGTCCGTCTTATATGTGTCATTCATGATATTATGAAAACAGGCAAGTATCAATCAGTGAAGGAGAAGATAAGGCTAAAGAGTATGGACTGATGTTCATCGAGACCAGcgcaaaagaaaatttcaacaTTAAGGTATAGAGCAACTTGAATTAGAGACCTGAGTGAGTGTCTGTTTTTTGGTTGTCTGATTTCTCTCACAAACACGAATGATTATTACTTTCGCAGGCTTTGTTTCGAAAGATTGCTGCAGCTTTACCTGG
The sequence above is a segment of the Camelina sativa cultivar DH55 chromosome 10, Cs, whole genome shotgun sequence genome. Coding sequences within it:
- the LOC104716276 gene encoding ras-related protein RABH1c-like, encoding MAAVSPLAKFKLVFLGDQSVGKTSIITRFMYDKFDTIYQPTIGIDFLSKTMYLEDRTVRLQLWDTAGQERFRSLIPSYIRDSSVAIVVYDVANRQTFLNTSKWIEDVHRERGQGDVIIVLVGNKTDLVDKRQVSISEGEDKAKEYGLMFIETSAKENFNIKALFRKIAAALPGVDSYSSVTKSEDMVDVNLRTTSNPSQGEQEGGGGCSC